GGGCGGACTTCCTTAACGGTGAAGGGTCCGGACCATCTAGATTTCAGCTTGCCTGGGAACAGCCTAAGTCTGGAGTTGAAGAGCAAGACCTTATCATTTGGTTCGAAACGTCTGGCAATGATTCGCTTGTCATGGTAGGCTTTGGTCTTCTCCTTATAAATTTTGGAACTCTCATAGGCGAGGTGTCTTATCTCTTCCAGCTCATGGATTTGGATCATGCACCTCTCTGTTGCTGGCTTGATGTCGAAATTCAGCAACTTGACCGCCCATGCAGCCTTGTATTCGAGCTCAACAGGAAGATGACAAGCCTTACCGTAGACCAGGTGATAGGGGGTGGTCCCTAGCGGCGTTTTGTATGTTGTTATGTAGGCCCAGAGAGCATCGTCCAGCTTAAGCGACCAGTCCTTGCGCGAGGTATTGACAGTTTTCTTTATAATGTTCTTGACTTCCCTGTTGGAAACTTCAACCTGTCCACTCGTCTGGGGGTGATAAGCGGTAGCCACCTTGTGTTTCACCCCATTCTTCTTCAATAGGCCCTGAAAtgccttgttgatgaagtgtgttCTGCCATCGCTAATGACCACTCTAGGCACCCCAAATCTCGGAAAGATGATGGAGCTGAACATCTTAGTCACCACTTTTGCATCATTAGTGGAACTCGCCACTGCttctacccacttggagacatagtcaACGGCGATCAGGATGTACTCGTTCTTGAAGGACGgagggaatggtcccatgaagtcgaCTCCCCAACAGTCGAACACCTCAACTTCTAAAATGTAATTCTGAGGCATTTCATTCTTTTTGCTGATGTTCCCATGTCGCTGGCATGCATCGCATCGAGCTATGTAAGCGTGAGCATCTCTGAACATAGTTGGCCACCAGAAACTTGCTTGGAGGATTTTGGAAACCGTTTTGAATGTGGCGAAGTACCCTGCATAAGAGGGACCATGGCAATCATGTAGAATCCCTGGAATATCTGCCTCTGGAACACACCTTCTGAATATGCCATCCGTGCAATGTTTGTACAAGTACGGTTCATCCCAAACATACTGCCTCGCCTCTCTTAAGAATTTTCTCTTCTCGTTTCCAGTGAACTTAAGTGGTTCCTTTTCAGCAGCTAGGAAGTTCACAATCTCAGCAAACCAGGGGAGGTGAGAGTACTGCTTTTGGATCGCGACTACTGGTTGTTCCGGTACGCGAGAAAAATCGGATGTTATGCTCAGGGGTTGTTCCACGAAGCGCAGACCAATCGCGTTGACGTGTTGCACTGTGTGTTCTTCATCAAGAGTTGTGTCATCCTCAATCTTCATTCTGGACAAGTGGTCTGCAACCCCATTCTCGACTCCCTTTTTGTCTTTTATCTCGAGATCAAattcttggagaagaagaatccacctcaacaacctcggttttgcatccttctttgtAAGCAAGTACTTAAGAGCAGTTTGGTCTTTGTGCACAATCACCTTTGATCCCACCAGATAGGATCTGAACTTCTCGAATGCAAAAACAATAGCAAGGAGTTTCTTCTCAGTCGTAGCGTATCTGCATTGAGCTTCATCCATGGTTTTGCTTGCGTAATAGATCACATGAAGTTTCTTATCCTTGCGCTGCCCAAGGACTGCTCCAACTGTAAAATCACTCAGTCTTGATCTCAAAAGGGAGATCCCATTCTGGCGGTTGTACAATAGGTGCGCTGACTTGAGCTCCTTTGATCGTATGGAACGCAGCTAAGCACTTGCTGTCGAAATCAAACTTGAAgtggcacttctcccaattgagcACCAGATGTTTCTCCTCACACCTTTTGAGTACCCTGCACAATTTTGACAAACAGACACTAAAGGAGCTTCCATAGACACTGAAATCATCCATgaaaacctccataatgtctTCAATCAGgtcagtaaagatcgacatcatgcagcgCTGAAATGTTGCTGGCGCATTGCACATGCCGAATGGCATTCTCCTGTATGCGTATGTTCCGTATGGGCATGTGAACATCGTCTTCTTCTGATCGTCCGGAGGGATAGGgatctgaaagaaacctgaataaccatcCAAAAAGCAGTAATATGAGTGGTTAGCCaatctctcaagcatttgatcaatgaagggaAATGGAAAGTGATCCTTTCTAGTGGCTGCatttaattttctgaaatcAATGCACATGCGATGTCCTGTCACTGTTCTAGTAGGGATCAAtttattcttttcatttgtgataACAGTGATCCCACCTTTCTTAGGTGCTACATGAACATGGCTAACTCACTTACTATCAGATATGGCATATATCATACCCGCttcaagaagtttcattatctctttcttaacaacatcttttagattcgggcttaacctcctctgatgttcaatataagtcattgattcatcttctaggtgtattctatgcatgcataaatcagGTGAGATTCCAGGTATGTCAGCTAGTGAATATCCTAATGCCTTACGATACTTCCTAAGCTCACACAAAAACAATGCAGTTTCCACATTTTTGAATTCATCGTTCACAATGACAGGGTAAGTGAAATTCGGACCTAAGAAAGCGTACCTGGGCCCCTTGGAAAGGGGTTTTAGCTCAACCTTGGGAGCCTTCAACTCGCTCCAGGGATCACCAGGTAGGTTCGGCGAGTTCGGTAAAGGGGTCGCTCCAGTTGAAGTGTTCTCGTCCTTGTTGCTttcttcccccagacttagactcGCCACCATTCTTCCCATACTCCTTGCGGAGTCAAGCATCTTAGCATACCCGTCTGCATCAATGTTCTCGACACTCTGCTCGGCCTCAGCTCTTACTAGTGCAAGCTCAAGTGGATCTTCTGTAAGAATCTCCTCAATCATCATGTCGCTAGGTTGCAGCAGATCAATCCCTTCATCCACCTCGAAGGTCTGTCCATCCATCATCGGCTTCTTCAGCAGCTCATCCATCTCAAACTGGATGACTATGTCTCCCAGATTGAGATCAATCTTCCCTTGCCGCACATCAATGATGGCTCCAACAGTACATAGGAACGGTCTTTCtaaaatgagaggatctttgGATTCCTCTTCAAGCTCTAGAACTACGAAGTCTGCTGGAATAGAGGTGTTCCCGACTTTTACTTGGAGATCCTCTAGAATACCAACCGGGGACGTAACTAATCTATCCGCGAACACCAAAGACATCCTAGTTGGTTTGAAATGCGTGTATCCCAGACGTCGTGCTACAGAGTAGGGCATTAGGTTTACGTTGGATCCCAGATCAACCAAGGAGCATGAGAAAACTATCTTCCCAATCTGGATAGAGAGGACGAACTTGCCAGGGTCTCCTCGCTTCTTTATCTGCCTGTTCTGAAGCACTGTGCTGCACTCCTTAGAGACATTCATGAATTTGCTCTCCTCTGATATTTTTCCTGAGATCAATCCCTTCATATAGCTGCGCATGGAGGGCATCATCTGGATCGCATCCATCAAGGGGAGTTGGACGGTTAGGTCCTCCAGAATCTTTATGCACTACATCTCCTGTCGGTCCTTACGAGTAGCCTTTGCTGGATCAGGGTAAGGGACTTTAGGAGTGTATTCGCGAGCAGGAACAGGCTCTGGGATCGGGCGGACAACCTCAGATGGTTGTTCTGGTCCTGGCGAATTGGTTCCAACTGTTGGTTCCCTCTCCTTCTCAGTTGCCGGGGTATCGGCTGGTGGTTGTTCCGACTCTTACTGCTTCCCCTTCTCAGCCGCAGTGAACATCATCTTTACTGGTTCCGATAGTTGCTTTCCACTTCTCAACTCAACAGCATTGCACTCCTTAGGGTTTTTGTCGGTTTTTCCAGGTAGAGTACCTTGTTGCCTCTTGACGCTCTCAGCAGTCTTAGCAATCTGAATGTCCATCTGTCTCATATGGTCGCGACATTGTCTTACTTGGTGCTCAAATCGCTGAACATATGGTTCATTCTGGTATTGATCTCGGTAGTAACCTTGTTTAGAGCCTTCCCTTGGAGCTGTTGTCCTTGGAGCAACTGCTGCAACATAGTTTTTGTCTCATCTTGCGGAACAGCGACAAGAGCGAATGTAGCTAGCTGAGTGTTCTGGTGTGTCTGCATCTGAGGTGGATTGTTTTGCGATTGGCTTAGAACATATGTCCAGGGTTGGTAGTTCTTTTGATACCCAACATACTGACCTTGGTTACTCTGTGCAGGATCAGCTGGTTTGTCTTGCTTAGGCCAGAAAAGCTGTGGGTTGTTCCTCACGTTAGGGTTTGGGTGGTAGTTTTTGAGCTGCCATCCTTGCCCATTCACGTAGCTCACCTCTTGCTGATCGTCTCCTGATATTTCAGCATCAAACGCTAGGTCACCGACACTATTCTCAGGAGCTGCTTCTTCCATTATGAACACTTGGCTTTGGTTTCCCTTAAGCAGTTGGTCCACCTTTGCAGCGAGATCATCTATGTTGTTCACACTCTTCGAGCGGTCATGCTCCTTATTCTTGTTTTGTGAACTTgaagccatgttctcaatcagctcgAACACACCAAGTGTGGTTTGAATCATGAAATCTCCATTACTCGAAGAATCAAGGGTGTTTCGAAACTCATAGCTCACTCCATCATAGAACACCTCCAATATATAGTCATCGTCAAACCCATGGTGCATGCACTTTCTCTGGTACTCCTTGTACCTCTCCCAAGCTTCATGAAAAGGTTCATCAGACTTCTACTTGAAATTGGAGATCCTGTGCCGTAGAGCCGTGGTTTTAGACTTCGTGTAGAAGTGGCTcaggaacgctgatcggacctggTCCCATGAGGTAAGAGAGCCGGCTGGTAGAGATTGGAGCCAGTGAGAAGCTTTTCcttcaagagagaatgggaacaaCGTGCATTTGACATAGTCTGGTGGCACTCCGTTAGAGCGAGAGAAATTGCAGATTCTTTCAAAGGCTTCGATGTGGTCCATCGGGATGTCAGTAGTGAGACCGCTGAACGTGCTCTTTTGTACCAGACTTATCAGTTCAGGTTTGATCTTATAGTCTTGCCGAGTGCAAGGAGGAGGGTTGATAGGGGAGCGGTTAGTAGCGAAGTTCCGCGGAAGGTTCCGCTCCCCAATAGGAGCACCACGCTCTTCTCGCGCGGTGTTCTCAGTCGCTTCTTGAGCAGCTTGTTGCTGATTctggatggtctgctgcatcTGTAACATCTGTTGTTGCTGAGTCTGCATTTGTTGTTGAATGATTGCCAGTGCAGCAGTGAGGTCATTCTGATTGCCGTGATCACCCATGTTGGTGTCGGTTGTTCTCGGGTGTTGACGGTTTTGTCTTTCTAATCTTGCGAGTTCGTTGTTGGTCAGTTGATGTAGTGGTCCTTGTgcgttgctccgagtatgtctactggtcatgcacttggatcatctgttccaacaaagaattaaaagcaagttagatatttcagactaaatattaaaccgaaaaataaaggtaaaagcctggtccccgtcgcaacggcgccaaaacttgatacactagAAATGAATCATTGCTACTGTCAAGGTAACcgtggtaattgtaatatttgagattcaatccagaggaccagcttaatattgaactcataagagtaaagagtaaactggtcctctggattgaatctcaaatattacaattaccactgttaacttgacagtagcaaaGATTCATTTCTAGTGTATCAGCTTCAATGGGACCAGGCGGTGACGCTGGAGATGCCACTAACGACCATAATGTCGCCATCAGATATGTGCTTCTCGAATTCGGCCTTAGGGACCGTCAACAATGTATTGCCAAGAGCTGTCTTCGGCGTGTCATGTTTTGTGATGGCACTTGGTTCAGGTTGCTCTTTGGGCGGGAGGAGTGTGACTGTGCGGTCGCCAAACAGAAAACTGTATGTGTTTGCTTTTCTGCGATGTATGGCATCCCGATAAAACTGCCACGGTCGACCCAATAACAAGTGACAAGCATCCATTGGAACAACATCAAATGCTGTCGTGTCCTTGTAGTGGCCGATGGAAAACGTGAGGCCGACTTGCTGTGAAACATTTATCTTTGTGCCATTGTTAAGCCATGCTAATGTGTATGGAGATGGGTGAGGTTGAACAACCAATCCCAATTTTGTCACTGCATCTTGAGAGATAACATTGGCACAACTGCCCGAATCGATAATGAGTTTGCAAACTCTGCCATTGATGGTACAAGTTGAACGGAACAAGTTTGTCCGTAACCAAGATTCTTGCAATGCCTTGGGTACTAAGCAGTTTCGACGTACGACCAAGCTAAGGCCAACATCTCCATGTAAAGCATCTGTGGATTCATCAGGGTCGTTTTCGTAGTTGTCATACTGTGGTTCATCATCCTCTGCTTCTTGAATGACGAGGCCATGTCGAGTCTTGTTAGGATAGGACGTTTGTATGTGCCGTCGTTCGCCACAGGTGAAACACCGCAGTGCGTTCGTGCACGGAGGACAGGAGTTCGCAATAGTGTATGTGTTGGTCCCGGTCTTAGGCGTATCCGAACGTGTTTGTGTGCCATCAGTAGTACTCTGCACTATTGTGTCTGAAGCAAACGCGTTTGTAAAGCGAGCTCGAGAAGTCGACGATCCTAAGGATCGAAGTTGAAGCTCCATTGAAACCGCTCGTTGATGAGCTTTGGAGACCGTGGATGGGTTGAATTGAGCTAGTGCCACCTGTAGTTGATATCGAAGGCCACCAATGAATCTAGAAATAAGTTGTTGTTGAGTTGCACTGGTCGTCATCCTTGCGGTCATGTAAAAGAATTCAGTAGCATACTCGTCCACTGAACGTGTTCCTTGCCtcaaattttgtaatttgttaTACAAGGTTCGTTCATAGTTGAACGGCAAGAACCCGCGACGCATATGCTTGGTGAGGCGATCCCATGAGTTGATACAAGCTTTGTTTGCTTGACGACGAGATTCTTTAAGCTGCTGCCACCACGCCATAGCTTGTCCTTTGAAACGGGTCACCACCATTGAAACACGAGCGTCATCAGGAACCTGACGGAACTCCAAGATTTCTTCAACCATGTTGAGCCAGTCGATGAAGTCTTCCAGATTCAAAGTTCCCTGAAACTCCGGGATATCCGATTTGAAGCTTGCTTCCCAGCGAATAGGCTGGTTAACCCTCTGTTCCTGGTTATCACCGTGAGCGTTGTTGCGCCGTCCACGTTGGTTTGGTCCTCCGTCCGCGAATACGTTGTCCACCACGTCTTCGTCGTCGGATGCAATGATTTGTTCATCACGTTGTTGATGTTGATTTTGAGGGTTGTCTCCCTGAGCCGCACATTGACCGTGGTGCTCTTGTAACACTGTTTGTAACGCAGTAGTTACAGAAGTTTGTAAGGCCGCTTGTAATTCGGTGAGTCGTATTTCTTCTAATTGATCGTCTGTGAGTTTTCATGGCGCCATGATCGATCGTTTAGGCTAAGAAACTAAACgactggctctgataccaactgataGAGTACGCGATAGTAACCGATAGATGTAGCTTCAATTGTTTAGTCTTAGAATGCCCAAGAGAACCTACGAGCCTGTTTCCGTTGAGATCACCTATGATCTAGCCGTAAACAAGAGATTGAAAGCAAAGCTTCTGttttataaattgataataaTGTGTCCCTTACAAAGCCAAGAGATCACTATTTATATAACTATGAAAAGTCCTAAATCCCTAGGGATTATGATCTAACAATTGATCCTTAAGCCTTAAGCTTTATCTCTAAAAGGAAATAGAAAGTATCGGTTAATGAAAACCATAACAATAAAGGAAAACCAAACTAAAGCCGAAAAGGAAAGGACGAAGCACGCTGCATCAGAAATTATGTGGTTTCTTAGTACAAGGTTTCAAGCATGAAAGACACCAATGACATAATTGTATAACATACTCCAAATGAGGaaaaacatgaaacataaatatttgagTTCTAGCTAGTGTTTCATTATTAAGTACCCCATGTTGATTAGTTAACCTCTTTATTCTAAATATGCTGGCTTCCCAAGACTGCTTATAATTTAGGATAATATGATGCACGTATATATATAGCAATGGTTATTAAGATTATCTTTAATTTATACTACTATTTTGAGTGGGTTCAATTCGGCTTGGGTGTAGACTGAATCCCCTCTTTTTGAATTAATCAATCTCtgtttgctaaaaaaaaatacttcaaaactttataatttagatatttttctcTCATAGGTATTTTTATGAGCTTAACTTTGTTATATCAACTATTAAGGATCTATAGATATCATGTATACAATGGTGGCAGGTTGTACAATGTCGTAGACTTCACAATCAATATGTTCATACATACGTGGGTTTTGACAGTGATTcaatatgtataattttttgtcATCCACAAAGACTCAAGTATAATATTTTGCAAATCTTTTGCGTATAATTAATGTAGTGTATGTAAAACTATATTGGTACAAATAGTTCAAAGTATCTACCAGGTGTAAGAtgtgaaatttattattttaagaaaattagtcTAATCCCaataatcatatatatcatGTAACGTTACTGAGTAAAGAAGTGTTATTTCAGTGCCATCCGATCCGTTTTAAGTTTGATACGACGATATTCTGATTTGCTCAAATGGTACCACGAAGTAATTTGGATCTACTGAGGATTTAACATTTCAATTCTGGTTCAAATGGTTTCTTAAACCGTAAATGTAGGTATGTATTAGAATCTAAGTCaacgaaaaacaaaatagtgaATCGGGATCAAGGCTGGATTTGAGATTGAGTGGATCATAAAcatttgaaaacaaattttatataaaaagaaagttttcaaaaaatttggagGTCATCCGATTTATAAATGTTAACTCTAAATTTTTTTAGGGCTAGACGAATGTTTCATAGACTGCCATTATTGGGATTGTATTCTTGTTCATGCATTTTAGTAAAAACCTTTTTATCAAAGTGGTTTCATTTTCTCTGTGTCTGATATGTTTTATTAGATTGCAGGCAAATGCGACTGACTGGAAGAAGAAATCGACAATATCTGATCAAAAAAATCCATACGCGATGGTGGAGATATCATAACTCATAAGAAATAAAACAGCAATAACTAAAATATCgcgaataataaaaaaaagccATAGCCGGTGACTAGAGTCAGCAAATTGCATAATCTCCTACACTCGTCTCGACACACACACATTTCAACTTCTTAAATTGTTCCCAGTTTCTgcaagttttctttcttttattattttcagaCATAACCTGAAGAATTCCTTTATAAATCGAGTTGATCTTTTGCAATATACTACTATTAGTTTGTAGgtttatttcaattttatttatttctatcaTAAACCTTTTTcacattctttttttcttttgtctgaTTCCTTCTAAGAAAAActttctttttgtgtgtgtaCAATACATGTTTCTTTCAATAAGAGAAAGTAACTTTAAAAAACTCCAACTTGGTTTGGTAAGTACTTTACTACATAATAAAGTTTACGATTAGACCTTTCAAGATAATAAAGCGTCACTGCTCCTGGGCTTTTCTTAATATACAGTTGTGGTTTTTTTGCATTTGTAGTTCTAATTTGTCAACATTTCTTAAGGTAATCAACTTATGGAGAGAGAAAATTTGTTTTCTGGAAATTTAGATGGCTACACTTTGTCTTGTTAAATTTTCTCAGTCACACTcaagttatttttatattaaatttaggaAAGAAGCTATTAGTTTGGCAAAACAATATAGTAAAACTAAAATGGCAGCCTCTGATTCCCTTTCGTCTGTTATTTTACTTAAATcttctaaaataatatgaatCAGATCACTGTCCTTACAATCATATGATCACAGTTGCATCATTTCGTTATTTGATTATTATTCATTAGATTCTAGGAGCATTAACTATCTGAGACGCACCAGTCTGAACTCTGAGTAAGTTCAGTTTAGAGGAAAGCGCAAAAAGGGcacttattaattattttctacacaattcacattttcatatattaaaaacacaGTCGTAAATAAATTTAAGGAACATATATAATGTCATTGCtacgaaagaaaacaaaaactttatttGAAGCAGACTTATATACCTTTAAgatattgacatatatatttatgtgcACCCTAACCTTCTTTGTGTTTTTGGCACTAATGGAAAATACaaacaacatatttatattactACATAGTTTGGCATGCATAGAGATATATGTAGTTCTTTATTGCTAGTATTTTggtgttaatattttaatactaatacaatatgtaaactatataattataatttttttttgtcatcgactatataattataatgtatgtataaatatataacaaatgaTCTTAAGAAGTGGAACATCAAAACTAAGATCATAATTTTAGTATCAACGTACTCTCGTCACTCGTCACTCGTCACTCGTCACATGGGAACTCGATCGTTTTCTTTTCTTGAGGAGTAGCGTTTAGTGTTAAAAATTGACTATTATCTCTACGGTGAATTAAACAAGCTCCAACAAATTCACAGTCAGAGATAAGTAATAATCAATTTTTGTACGATGTTGCTAATACTTTTGTAATCACTTAACTCTATTTAATGAAGATTTTGgtgtacaaaaaaaattcttacggTGAATGtgcaaaaaattaatattttgtcatATGATAGTAGAAACGGTGttattgatcatggatgatacAAATGCACGCGACTAAACAAAGGCCTGGCTCCTAGCACAAGGCAAGCTTCTAGTGTGCATAGAACATTAGCTAAgtgtaacttaaaattttatgttacttttatttgttatttaattttaattttttaaacaatatctCGCTTTGACGGGTGCGGAATCCGATTAATTGGTCAACATATTTTATCTCGGGAAAGCAAAATAAAATCTCACCCAAATTCTTTTTCCATGTTCTAATTTCAGTTTACAtgataaaatatactaaaatggaATTATATCTAATTAAAACATTCTGTTATTCGAGAACAAAGATTatacttattatatttttctcctttctcccttatattcaaattattttgaacaaagaGTGACTTTTACCCTTTCAAATGCgctttgtaaatatttaattaattacgtCGCTTTATATAATATTGCATTTCCGTACTACATGCAGAAGATGAGTAAACTCGGGGATCTACAAATATACTACTATAGTTTCAGAGGATCGATCCAGTTGTTGTATTATGTACGTATATTATCTTTGATTCATTTCAATGCGATTGTGTGCACACGTAGACGTATACGAATACGTAGTCATGCGGTTACACATGTATATGTATAATGGATATGTAAGTACATGTGTATGTAAAGATGTGAGAGAGAATATGGTCAATGGTAAGAGAATGAGATATGATTTGCAGTGTGGGAATGCTGGGCTTTGGGGGGTCATTAATCGCAGTAAACGAGGGACGTGAGTTCCAACAATCCAAGTGGGTGTATTTAGAGAGTTCAATTTTCTTTTGGTATTAAATATATTCAAGTGATAATTTTGCTTTTAGGGttttcacaaatttttttttgcttttaggGTTTGGATTATTTTTTCCAGTTGCAAGTAGATTTGTCTTATTTACGACACTAGCGTCCTTATTTATTGCAATATCAGATCATGATTAATCTGAATTCTTAATTTGGAATTTTTAATTCATGattcgatatttttttttacacttttctaataagaaccgatttttatatcttttatttaaaagacaatttttaatttttcttagttaaaaagtAAGAAACGATTCTTAATCGAAGTTAAGAACCCCATTCTAAGagtccgggttaatcatggtctcaTATACCAGATACCGTTGAACATGTGAAGTgtaatatttgtattaatttagcAAACATTAACTTAAAGGCACTTCATTGTATTATTGTGGTTGGTATGTTGTTCTGCATAATAGcactatatatatttctaattgaatatatatatatatatatatatatatatacacatgtatatttttttgggtcaaatatATACACATGTATAATTTGCATCATTTCTACGGTTGATAATTAAATTAAGATAATCCTTAATAGgcttaattataaaaacatttaaagcGAACATGTGTAATAGGTTTAACTTTATAACCTGTTTGGCTTCCTAAAAATTAACTTTCAACACTTTAACacatatcttcttctccttggTTTAAACCCCTCAAGTTACAAGAAGGGGAGAGAGTTTTTAGAGAGAGAAGGTACAAGGTAACGATTGTGTTGATCTTTTTTTCTCCTCAATCCTTGATAAGTAACCCCTCTTTCTTTTATAAGTCTCTAATCGATTTGTGTTTCTTCTCAGTTCATATCATTGCAGGATCATATATATCGTACTGATTTAAGTTTTGATTCCaaagaggagaagaaaatgAATTCAAACAATTGGCTTGCCTTTCCTCTATCACCAACTCACTCTTCTTTGCCTCCTCACATCCACTCTTCACAAACCTCTCATTTCAACCTGGGCCTGGTCAACGACAATATGGACAACCCTTTTCAAAACCAAGGTATACATACGTAAATGCACAttttgtttctatatatatgttcatgTTCATGTAAATGtgaaattcttttatttttcgaaatatatgtaaatcatgtatttaTAGTAATTATTCGGATGTAACTAGTTGCACATGTTAAATCTTcgcttttttaatttttttttctttcgtaaaTATGGTGCTTTCTCAGAATGGAATATGACCAATCCACACGGTGGAGGCGGTGAAGGAGGAGGGGTTCCAAAAGTGGCTGATTTTTTAGGAGTTGGCAAATCAGAGATTCATCAAGCCGACCACAACCTCGTACCTTGCAACGACATTCATCAAACCAATGACTCAGATTACTACTTCCAAACCAACAGCTTGTTACCTACCGTTGTCACTTGTGCCTCTAACACTCCTAATAACTATGAGCTTCAAGAGAGTGCTCACAATTTACAATCTCTCACTCTTTCCATGGGAAGTACTAGAGCTGCTGCCGCTGCCGCTGCCGCTGCCGCCACCGTTAAAACCTCACCGGATGATATTAGCACTGATAATAGTAGTAGCACTACTAACACAGGTGGAGGAGCCATCGTTGAAGCTACACCGAGAAGGACCTTGGAAACTTTTGGACAACGAACTTCTATCTATCGTGGCGTTACAAGGTCTTTATGAGATCAACTCTTAAAGCcgtctgatttttcttttgagttTAGTAAATAAAtgagtttataaatattttgtatttttatcttGGGTGTTATAGACATAGATGGACCGGTAGATACGAAGCTCATCTCTGGGATAATAGTTGTCGAAGAGAAGGACAATCAAGGAAAGGAAGACAAGGTAAGTATACTTGATTAATTACTTAATGAGGCTCCTCTTTTGGTCTCATCTAAgtagatattatattttagactaCGTAATGCTAATTATTCTCCTCATCATTCTTATGTTTTTGATGCTTGAACCTTGGGACTTCTTCGAAATCTCTACAGTTTACTTAGGTGAGTATACTTATATTACTCTTATTT
This Brassica napus cultivar Da-Ae chromosome C6, Da-Ae, whole genome shotgun sequence DNA region includes the following protein-coding sequences:
- the LOC106435345 gene encoding uncharacterized protein LOC106435345, with product MDAIQMMPSMRSYMKGLISGKISEESKFMNVSKECSTVLQNRQIKKRGDPGKFVLSIQIGKIVFSCSLVDLGSNVNLMPYSVARRLGYTHFKPTRMSLVFADRLVTSPVGILEDLQVKVGNTSIPADFVVLELEEESKDPLILERPFLCTVGAIIDVRQGKIDLNLGDIVIQFEMDELLKKPMMDGQTFEVDEGIDLLQPSDMMIEEILTEDPLELALVRAEAEQSVENIDADGYAKMLDSARSMGRMVASLSLGEESNKDENTSTGATPLPNSPNLPGDPWSELKAPKVELKPLSKGPRYAFLGPNFTYPVIVNDEFKNVETALFLCELRKYRFFQIPIPPDDQKKTMFTCPYGTYAYRRMPFGMCNAPATFQRCMMSIFTDLIEDIMEVFMDDFSVYGSSFSVCLSKLCRVLKRCEEKHLVLNWEKCHFKFDFDSKCLAAFHTIKGAQVSAPIVQPPEWDLPFEIKTE